One stretch of Arachis duranensis cultivar V14167 chromosome 1, aradu.V14167.gnm2.J7QH, whole genome shotgun sequence DNA includes these proteins:
- the LOC107460271 gene encoding uncharacterized protein LOC107460271: protein MGTKVEYSVNLLATSLDSNKLRVGGVDVWEHYQNKVLTNYNLLIKTRISSKVQDPIMDRMLERNNIEYIKRTMQMHEAIFKQQVRELHRLYSVQKMLMDELRKEIRQQKLLTPLLNGIDERHPHFIEQQQHLVAQASYGLDFHVHQNLMREEAAGSSRGFDLERPACEEEVFMGGEAGPSNHGGCDNEEMEVDLTLSIGGSSSSSSHVKKHDHVAHLACSQDSSPNGKSRIVGECNDPTTPLSSTTVTFTQTQGRNKGPHWLSQGLN, encoded by the exons ATGGGAACCAAAGTTGAATATTCAGTAAATCTTCTTGCAACATCATTAGACAGCAACAAGTTGAGAGTGGGTGGAGTGGATGTCTGGGAGCATTATCAGAACAAAGTGCTGACCAATTATAACCTTCTCATCAAGACTAGAATCAGTTCCAAAGTGCAAGATCCAATAATGGATAGGATGCTTGAAAGAAACAACATTGAATACATCAAAAGGACAATGCAGATGCATGAGGCCATCTTCAAACAGCAG GTAAGAGAACTGCACAGGCTGTACAGTGTGCAAAAGATGCTGATGGATGAGCTCAGAAAGGAAATAAGACAACAGAAACTTCTGACTCCATTATTAAATGGCATAGATGAAAGGCATCCTCATTTTATTGAACAGCAACAACATCTAGTGGCACAAGCCTCATATGGACTAGATTTCCATGTTCATCAAAATTTGATGAGAGAGGAAGCTGCAGGCTCAAGTAGAGGTTTTGATCTTGAAAGGCCTGCTTGTGAGGAAGAAGTATTTATGGGAGGTGAGGCAGGTCCTAGCAACCATGGTGGTTGTGATAATGAAGAAATGGAAGTGGATTTGACACTAAGTATAGGaggtagtagtagtagtagtagccATGTTAAGAAACATGATCATGTGGCTCATTTAGCATGCTCACAAGACTCATCACCAAATGGGAAAAGTAGAATAGTAGGAGAATGCAATGACCCCACCACTCCTCTGAGCAGTACCACTGTGACATTTACACAAACACAAGGAAGGAATAAGGGACCACATTGGCTTTCTCAAGGCttaaattaa